TATTTTTTTAGCACATAGGCTGATAAACCATCAGGTCCTGTAGATTTCCTTCTACTGTCATGTCTAAATGCTGATTGTACCTGAAGAGGATCCATTTTTACACAAAGATCAGTGACCACAAGCTGCAAATCTGTCAATGAGTGTGTCTCACATGTGGATGATCAGATctagagaaaataaatcattccACTGAGGGTTGTTTCTGATCATCAGTGATGGATGTGATGTGGACAAAaccctgtttgtgtttgcagaggtcagcACCAGAGACGgggagcagagtctccaggacccagctgtctgtctgtgaagagtgaagagtctATGGGACACCCTTTaaccttcagtcatgaacctggagcctcagagacaaagtaagagacagtTTGTCCAGTGAAGGAGTTTAATTCATAAAAGTGTAGGTTCACAACCAAAGCTTTGTGTCcttacaaagacacagacacacacgcacactgtctTTAGTGTGAAAGTTGCTGTTACGTCTGTTGGAGGGAAACAAACTTCAGAGCAGCTCTGACAACAGCTTCAGAtcaggtcttttttttatttgtggttcaaattgaatttgaatggacttttgtgaaggaagaagaaataaatgagTGTTTGAGGAAGAGACAGAATCTGATGAAACTGATCAATGAGTCAAAACATTGActcagagagtgtgtgagaatgaGCCTCAGGGTTAGAACTTTACAACAGTCCATCAgaaccactgtgagacaaagctgtTAGAAAATAAAGTGTCTCGTGTCACTCACAGAGTCGTCACTGAGCAAAACAAACGTGGGGTTTCATTCACTGTCTGTCTCAGCcacacacatgtccacctgtccctgacgtgtTAGTAATaatgaaatgtcttcacagacacaagtttgctgtttctgtggacgagcagacgtcccagtgtcctctgtgtcaggacgtcctgaaggATCCGGTCTCCACCAGCTGTGGTCACTGGTTCTGCAGACGCTGCATCTCCTCATACTGGAACCAGTCTGGTCCACCAGGACAAtcctgctgtccccagtgtgTAAAAAGACCCAGGACAGGACGTGGACCACAGTGCATCAGTGTACAGAGTAAGACTCATAAGGAGAGCAGCTCCCATCAGCACtagcacacatttaaaaattaaaaaactggTTAACTCAATTGTGGAGTTTaactctctgctgccccctgcaggttcaAGAAAGGATGCTTTACACTAATTTTCCTGCCTTTCTATCATTGTTGTTCTcttgtatgcagatgatactctatccttcacaatcatcacagttATTCTAGAATGATTCAAGTCATTACAGTATAAAAATACTGTAGTTATTTaatttgacaacaaacaacgTAAAACAACCatatcacagaaaaacatggcatttttttctgtggctgatgaaaataatcctcagctgctcagattctttgtctcttgtctttcagcagatgttggtctgcaggaggttctagatgaacataagatcagtctgaggaggagatttgaacatgtgactgaaggaactAATGGAAGAGGAAGTAGAACCCTCCTGAACaggatcttcactgagctctacatcacagagggacagagtgaagaggtcaaTACTGAACATGAGGTGGTGCAGCTGGAGACGACCTCCAAGAAGAAGATGGTCCAGGACACTCCCATCAAGTGctgcgacatctttaaagccttacctgaccagcaggggagCATCAGAGTCGTCCTGACCAACGGCGTtgctggtgttggaaaaaccttctcggtgcagaagttcactctggactgggccgagGGTTTGGAAAACCAGGACGTGAATCTGCTGATTCTGCTTTCGTtcagggagctgaacctgatcagAGATCAGGAGCACAGTCTTCTCACGCTGCTCCATGTTTTTCATCCAACATTAcagaaggtcagagcagagaagctcgctgtctgtaaacctttgttcatctttgacggcctggatgaaagcagactcttactggacttcagcagcaggacgCTGGTTTCTGACGTCACACATAGGTCTTCAGTCAACGTGCTGctgaccaacctcatccaggGGAATCTGCTTCCCTCGGCTCTCATCTGGATAACTTCCCGACCTGCGGCGGCCAATCAGATTCCTCCCACATGTGTTGACAGGGTAACAGAAGTACGAGGCTTCACTGACGACCAGAAGGAcgagtacttcaggaagagatccAGAGATGAAGAGCTGTCCAGCagaatcatctcacacatcaagacatccaggagcctccacatcatgtgtcaaatcccagtcttctgctggatcagtgctacagttctggagcacatgttgaccacagagcagagaggagagctgcccaagaccctgacagacctgtactcacacttcctgctggttcagacaaagaggaagaagaacaagtacAATAAAGGACGTAAGAGGAGTCCACAGGAGCTGACGGAGGCCGACAGTGACGTTCTTCTGAAGCTGGGGAGGTTGGCCtttgaacatctgcagaaaggagacattatgttctaccaagaagacctggagcAGTGTGGTCTCGATGTGTTAGAGGCCTTGGTGtactcaggagtttgtacagagatcttcagaagagagagcgtgatcttccagaaaacagtctactgctttgttcaCCTGAgcgttcaggagtttctggctgcagtctacatgttccaTTGTTTCACCAACAAGAATACAGAGGTATTGCAGGACTTCTTCAgacaagaaaacagaaatggtgACTCAAACAGGTTTATCAGAAACTTCACACTCGATGACTTCCTGAAAGAAGCCATGGAGAAATCACTTCAAAGTAAAAATGGTCACCTGGACCTGTTTGTTCGCTTccttcatggactctgtctggaGTCCAACCAGAGACTCTTAGGAGGTCTtctgggtcagactcagaaCGGTACAAAAATAATCAAGATAGTCTCCAAGAACCTGAAGGAGATGAACAAAACACACTTCATCTCACCTGACCgaagcatcaacatcttccactgtctgacagagatgaatGACCAATCAGTGCAGCAGGAGATCCAAGAGTTCCTGAAGTCAGAGGATAGAGTACAGGGACAGGAACTCTCTGAGATCCAATGCTCGGCTCTGGCCTACATGCTGCAGATCtctgaggaggttctggatgAGTTCGTACTGCACAGGTACAATACATCATCATCCCAGGGAAAACTCAGACtgattccagctgtgaggaactgcaggaaggctGTGTAAGTTCACACATGatcaatgacatcatcaaccaGTGATGGTCAATGCTTTGGTTTATCAAATATAGTCGATATTAACTTCTCCTCATTCCTTTCACTTCAAATGTgtcaactgtgttgtttttctggagatgtttgtttttcacctttGATATTTTTCTATAATCACAGACTGGATTATTGTGAACTCTGAGACTCGGTGTGAAGTtgtggtctcagctctgaacaCATGATCGAACACTGACTGGTTTTCGAGCAGCAACTTcttatgttttattctttattcaggttgaggaACTTCAACTTGTCAAGGTTGAACTTTAGTTCTGTGGTCTCggctctgaagtccaactcccccctgagagaactggacctgagaTGGAACGAGCATCTCCGGGATTCagaagtgaagctgctgtgttccggactggagagtccacattgtagactggagactctgaagtGAGTTCACTGattttattaacattaaactcattttatcatttattcactctcactctctcacacacacacacagtcgttgcctaaagtctcatgttttattctttattcagctTGAGTATCTGCAGTTTGTCAGAggtcagctgttcttctctggcctcagttctgaagtccaacccctcccaTCTCAGAGATCTGGACCTGAGTGAGAACCAGGatctgcaggattcaggagtgatgctgctgtgttctggactggagagtccacattgcagactggagactctgaagtgagttcactgaccgaagctgctgttgttttctaaactttcattttactaacattgtttttctttacgaTTCAACACTTTGAACGTGTTCTAGTTATATCTAAAGTCTTTTCAGACTGAtgttagttacttttcattgacagtagttgactgtaaaactgtcaaacattcAAATGATAAGCGACTCCTTTTAAATTAAGGAGTAGCTTAAAGGGTTAGGACGCGGTAATTATGGTGGCGATCTTCCAGGGTAGATTTCCACAAAATCCCTTGGCCTTTTAACAAAAAACAGGCTCAAAGACGCCTGTTTAGCTCTAGACATCCTGTTCAGTACTCAAGTGCCTGGAGCCTCTGGGTTTGAgatttttcctcctccctcttggTTTTTGGCACTAAATACAGAGCCAACAACAAACGCACTTTTGTTCTGGTCAACTTCCTGTTGGTAATGGCTAAGTTGCTAAT
This sequence is a window from Solea senegalensis isolate Sse05_10M unplaced genomic scaffold, IFAPA_SoseM_1 scf7180000014331, whole genome shotgun sequence. Protein-coding genes within it:
- the LOC122761113 gene encoding NACHT, LRR and PYD domains-containing protein 12-like, encoding MTSSRKHEGDFSQTERMTEVRQKGDYVEEDEDRAESPGPSCLSVKSNESMGHPLTFSHERGASETKHKFAVSVDEQTSQCPLCQDVLKDPVSTSCGHWFCRRCISSYWNQSGPPGQSCCPQCVKRPRTGRGPQCISVQTDVGLQEVLDEHKISLRRRFEHVTEGTNGRGSRTLLNRIFTELYITEGQSEEVNTEHEVVQLETTSKKKMVQDTPIKCCDIFKALPDQQGSIRVVLTNGVAGVGKTFSVQKFTLDWAEGLENQDVNLLILLSFRELNLIRDQEHSLLTLLHVFHPTLQKVRAEKLAVCKPLFIFDGLDESRLLLDFSSRTLVSDVTHRSSVNVLLTNLIQGNLLPSALIWITSRPAAANQIPPTCVDRVTEVRGFTDDQKDEYFRKRSRDEELSSRIISHIKTSRSLHIMCQIPVFCWISATVLEHMLTTEQRGELPKTLTDLYSHFLLVQTKRKKNKYNKGRKRSPQELTEADSDVLLKLGRLAFEHLQKGDIMFYQEDLEQCGLDVLEALVYSGVCTEIFRRESVIFQKTVYCFVHLSVQEFLAAVYMFHCFTNKNTEVLQDFFRQENRNGDSNRFIRNFTLDDFLKEAMEKSLQSKNGHLDLFVRFLHGLCLESNQRLLGGLLGQTQNGTKIIKIVSKNLKEMNKTHFISPDRSINIFHCLTEMNDQSVQQEIQEFLKSEDRVQGQELSEIQCSALAYMLQISEEVLDEFVLHRYNTSSSQGKLRLIPAVRNCRKAVLRNFNLSRLNFSSVVSALKSNSPLRELDLRWNEHLRDSEVKLLCSGLESPHCRLETLNLSICSLSEVSCSSLASVLKSNPSHLRDLDLSENQDLQDSGVMLLCSGLESPHCRLETLKLWNCRLSEISCPSLASVLESNSSPLRELDLSGNEELRDSGVKVLCSGLESPQCRLKTLKLRGCRLSEISCSSLASVLKSNSSHLRNLDLSWNYGLQHSGVKLLCSGLESPHCRLEALMLSFCRLSEISCSSLASVLESNSSPLRELDLSGNEDLQDSGVKLLCSGLESPHCRLETLKLWGCRLSDISCSSLASALKSNSSPLRELDLRNNFCRQHPGVKPLSDLVKSPDYRLETLRSGWQM